The Bifidobacterium bifidum ATCC 29521 = JCM 1255 = DSM 20456 region GCGTCACCGCGGTCAAGCCGAAGGCCGCGTTCTACATCTTCCCCAAGCTCGACGTGAAGAAGTTCAACATCACTGATGATGAGCAGTTCGCGCTTGACCTGCTGCATGACAAGCGCATCCTCATCACGCGCGGCGGCGGGTTCAACTGGCATGAGCCGGACCACTTCCGCATCGTCTACCTGCCGCGCATCGAAGTGCTCAAGGACGCGACGGAGAAGCTCACCGACTTCCTCAGCTGCTACCGGCAGTAGTTGGCGGGCATCACAATACGGGTCGAAAAGCGGAGAGGGGCTCGAGGCTCCCCGCCGTCACGTCCTCGCCGCCGATAGGATGGACGCTATGAAAAAGCACATCGTCGCGGGCATTCTGGCTCATGTGGACGCGGGCAAGACCACGCTGTCCGAAGCGCTGCTCTACCGTTCTGGGCAGATTCGCAGGCTCGGCCGCGTCGATCACGGCGATGCGTTCCTCGACACCGACGCGATGGAGCGGGCGCGAGGCATCACGATATTCGCCGAGCCCGCCATCATCCGATCCGGCGATCTGACGATCACCCTCATCGATACGCCGGGGCACGTCGATTTCTCCGCCGAGACCGAGCGCGTGCTGGCGGTGCTGGATTACGCCATACTGGTGGTGTCCGGGGCGGACGGCATCCAGGGGCATACCGAGACGCTGTGGCGCCTGTTGCGGCGATACAACGTGCCGACCTTCATATTCGTCAACAAGATGGACGCGCCCGGTGCCGACCGGGCCGCACTGCTCGCCCAGCTGCGTGACAGGTTCTCCGACGGCTGCGTGGACTTCGAGAACGGCGCTCCGACCCGGTCGATGGAAGACATCGCGATGCTCGACGAATCGGCCATGAACGAGTTCCTGGACTCCGGCGCCGTCGCGGACAAGCGGCTGAAAGCCATGATATCCGCGCGCTCGCTGTTCCCCGTGTTCTTCGGGTCCGCCCTCGCCATGGAGGGCATCGATGGCTTCCTCGCCGGCTTTGAACGGTATACCAAGGAGATCGAACCGGGTGCTCGTTTCGGGGCACGTGTATATAAGGTGTCGCATGACGAGCATGGCAACCGTCTGACGTGGCTGCGCGTCACCGGGGGAGAGATCAAGGCGAAGATGGTGCTTGACGGCGACGAGAAGGCCGACCAGGTGCGCCTGTATTCCGGCGCGAAATTCACCACGGTCGATGCACTGCCCGCCGGCTCGGTCTGCGCCGTCACCGGCCTGACGCACAGCCGCCCCGGTCAGGGGCTGGGCGACCAGTGCGACGCCGATGCCCCGGTGCTGCAGCCGGTGCTCACCTACACGCTGTTGCCGCAGGGGGAGGATCCTCACCGTTGCCTGACCGCGCTGCGAGAACTGGATGATGAGGACCCTCTGCTGCATGTGGTATGGCAGGAGAGGCTGCAGGAGATCCATGTGCAGCTCATGGGCGCGGTTCAATTGGAGATCATCCAGCAGATCATGCGGGACCGTTTCAACTTGAACGTCGGCTTCGGCCCCGGATCCATCCTCTACAAGGAGACGATCGCCCATGCGGTGGAGGGCATCGGCCACTTCGAGCCGCTACGACACTACGCCGAGGCGCACGTGCTGCTGGAGCCGGGCGAGCCGGGCAGCGGACTGACCTTCGCCACATCCTGTTCCGAAGACGTGCTGGCCCGCAACTGGCAGAGGCTCATCCTGACGCATTTCGCCGAGAAGGAGCATCTGGGCGTGCTCATTGGCGTCCCCATCACCGACATGAAGCTCACGCTGCTCACCGGCCGCGCGCACGAGAAGCATACGGAGGGTGGTGATTTCCGCCAAGCCACCTACCGGGCCATCCGACAGGGGCTGATGACCGCCCTGGTCGAGGGAGACTTCTCCCGGCACGACCTGTTCGACGAGGACGCCGCGGAGGACGTCGCCGAAGACGCGGCCGTAGCCGATGCCAAAACAGCCCGGACGGACGAATCGGAGCCGTCGGACGGCAGCGCCTTCGCCTCCGCGGCCGCCCGCGATCCCGGCTGGTGCCGGGTGCTCGAACCGTGGTACCGCTTCCGGCTCGACATCCCGCAGGACATGCTCGGCCGGGCCATGTCCGACATACAACGCATGTCGGGCACGTTCGACCCACCCGAGATGGACGGCCAGTTCGCCGTGCTGGCGGGAGTCTGCCCGGTATCCGAGATGCGCGACTATGCCATGGACGTGAACGTCTACACCCACGGCACGGGCCATCTGGGGTGCGTGTTCGACGGCTACCGGCCATGCCACAATGCGGCCGAGGTCATCGAACAAGCGGGATACGATCCGGGAGACGATCTCGAAAACACCCCTGATTCAGTGTTCTGCGCGCATGGCGCCGGTTACACGGTCAAATGGTACCGGGTGCCGGATTTCATGCATCTGGATCGCGCATACGACGCCGGGCAGTGACGTCTTCGCCGGGCAAAGGGGTCCGGCGGCAGTGACAGTGATATTCGTCACACTTAACACACCATTCACATAAGAGGCATCTCATTGACATGCGAAACGGGTGCCGCAGATTTTCCGAATCGCTTGAGAAACATTGAAACTGGGTATTGACAAACACCTCGACTCGGTATATGGACAGCGAAACGTGTTTGACATAGCCGAGCGGTACTCTTTCCTACGCACTAACAAAAGAACCGCAGGTTGTCAAGATCCTGCCAAAACGATATGAAGGTGGTTTCGGTGACTTTCCACGCCCCGCTCGATTTGAGCATACATAAATCACAAGGTCTGTACGACCCAAGCTCAGAACATGACGCTTGCGGCGTAGGTATGGTCACCACACTCAACAAGCGGCCGGAACGTAAGATCATCGACGACGCCATCGAAGTGCTCGTCAATCTCAACCACCGTGGCGCCGTGGGCGCCGAGGAGAACACCGGTGACGGTGCGGGCATCCTGATGAGCATGCCCGACGAGTTCATGCGGGCCACCACGGGCGTCGAACTGCCCGAGGCCGGCCATTACGCGGCGGGCATCGCGTTCCTCGACCGCGACATCGCCACGTCCGGCCAGCAGGAGCAGGCCATCGCGAGCATCGTGCGCGAAGAGGGTCTGGAAGTGCTCGCCTGGCGAGTGGTGCCGACCAACCCGGACGGGCTCGGCCTGCAGGCGCTCGCCTCGATGCCCAGCTTCAAGACGCTGGTCATCGCCGACGCCGAAGGCAAGCTGGCGGGCATCGAGCTCGACCGCAGGACCTTCCGCATCCGCAAGCGCGTCGAGCATGAGGTCGGCATCTACTTCGCGTCGCTGTCGGCCCGCACCATCACCTACAAGGGCATGCTCACCACGATGCAGCTCACCCCGTTCTTCCCCGACCTGTCGGATTCGCGCATGAAGGCGAAGATCGCGATTGTGCACTCGCGCTTCTCCACGAACACGTTCCCGAGCTGGCCGCTCGCGCAGCCGTTCCGCCTGCTCGCCCACAACGGCGAGATCAACACGATCCAGGGCAACCGCAACTGGCTGTCGGCCCGCGAAGGCCGCCTGAGCTCCGAACTGCTCGGCGAGTTCGAGCCGTTGCTGCCGATCACCACGCCCGGCTATTCGGATTCCGGCACGTTCGACGAATGCCTCGAACTGCTGCACCTCGCCGGCCGCTCCCTGCCGCACGCCATCTCGATGATGCTGCCGCCGGCATGGGAGAACAACGACCAGCTCGACCCCGACGTGCGCGCGTTCTACGAGTACAACAACACACTGATCGAACCGTGGGACGGCCCGGCCGACATCATCTTCACCGACGGCACGCAGGTGGGCGCCCTGCTCGACCGCAACGGCTTCCGCCCCGGCCGCTGGCAGCTCACCGATGACGGCTACCTTGTGCTCGCCTCCGAAGCCGGCGTGCTGCCGGAGATCGACGACAAGCATATCGTCTCCAAGGGCCGTCTGGAGCCCGGAAAGATGTTCCTTGTCGACACCGACGAGGGCCGCATCATCCCCGACGAGGAGATCAAGAGGAACCTTGCCTCGCAGCACCCGTACCGTAAGTGGGTCGAAGGCAACTCCGTGGAGATGAGCGACCTGCCGCACCGCGAGCACGTGAGCCATTCCGGCCAGTCCGTGCAGCGTCGTCAGCGCGCGTTCGGCTACACCGAGGAAGACCTCAAGATGCTGCTCACGCCGATGGCCAACACCGGCAAGGAGCCGCTGGGCTCGATGGGCAACGACAACCCGCTGCCGGTGCTCTCCAAGCGCAGCCGCATGCTGTTCGACTACTTCCACCAGAAGTTCGCGCAGGTCACCAACCCTCCGCTGGACTGGGAGCGCGAGGAGATCGTCACCTCGCTCGAATCCGCCATCGGCCCCGAGCCGAACCTGCTGGAGGATTCCGAGCTGCACGCCAAGAAGATCCTGATCCCGCTGCCCGTCATCAACTCCGACGAGATGGCGCAGCTCAAGCGGCTCGACAAGGCCAAGGTGCTCGGCGGATACTACCGTCCGTTCGTCGTCAAGGGCCTGTATCAGGTGGCCGGCGGCGGCAAGGCGCTGGGCGAGCGCCTTGAGGAGATCTTTGCCGAAGTCGACGAGGCCATCGCGGGCGGCAGCAACTTCATCGTGCTGTCCGACCGTGATTCCAACCACACGTGGGGCCCGATCCCGTCACTGCTGCTCACCAGCGCCGTGCAGCACCACCTGCTGCGCAAGCACAACCGCACGCAGATCTCGATGGCCGTCGAGGCCGGCGATGTGCGTGAGATCCATCATGTCGCGCTGCTGATCGCATACGGTGCCGCATGCGTCAACCCGTATCTGGCGTTCGAATCCGTCGAGGACCTGGCCCGCACCGGCTACCTGAAGGTCGACGAGCACACAGCCGTGAAGAACCTGACCAAGGCGCTGTCCATCGGCGTGCTGAAGATCATGTCGAAGATGGGCGTCTCCACCATCATGAGCTACCGCGGAGCGCAGCTGTTCGAGGCGGTCGGCCTGAGCAAGGACATCGTCGACAAGTACTTCACCGGCACGGTCTCGCAGGTCGGCGGCATCGGGCTCGACGAGCTGGCCGAGGAGGTGGCGATTCGCCACCGCGTGGCCTACCCGAACCAGTGGACCGCCACCCCGCACATGAACCTCGAAACCGGCGGCGAATACAAGTGGCGTCGCACCGGCGAGGATCATCTGAACGACCCCGAGGCGATTTTCCTGCTGCAGCAGTCGACCGCTCGCGGCGACTACCAGATGTTTAAGAAGTACTCGCACCACATCAACGACACGTCGAACCGCATTATGACGCTGCGCGGACTCATGAAGTTCAAGCACGACCGCAAGCCGATCGACATCTCCGAGGTCGAGTCGGCCTCCGAGATCGTCAAGCGGTTCTCCACCGGCGCAATGAGCTACGGCTCCATCTCGCAAGAGGCGCACGAGACGCTCGCCATCGCCATGAACACGATCGACGCGCGTTCCAACTCCGGCGAGGGCGGCGAATCCGACGACCGCATCGAGGATCCGCTGCGTTACAGCCGCATCAAGCAGATCGCATCCGCCCGCTTCGGCGTCACCAGCGATTACCTGGTGCACGCCACCGACCTGCAGATCAAGCTCGCCCAGGGCGCCAAGCCCGGCGAGGGCGGCCACCTGCCCGGTGCCAAGGTCCCGCCGTGGATCGCCAAGGTCCGTCACGCGACCCCCGGCGTGGAGCTCATCTCCCCGCCGCCTCACCACGACATCTACTCCATCGAGGATCTCAAGCAGCTGATCAACGATGCGAAGATGGCCAACCCGAAGGCGCGCATCCACGTCAAGCTCGTCTCGGAGTTCGGCGTCGGCACCATCGCGGCCGGTGTGGCCAAGTGCCATGCCGACGTGGTGCTGATCTCCGGCTATGACGGCGGCACCGGTGCGGCGCCGCTCAACGCGATTCGCCACGCGGGCACCCCGTGGGAGATCGGCCTGTCCGAAACCCAGCAGACGCTGATTCTGAACGGTCTGCGCTCCCGCATCGTCGTTCAGTGCGACGGCGAGCTCAAGACCGGCCGCGACGTGGTCATCGCCGCGCTGCTCGGTGCCGAGGAATTCGGCTTCGCCACCACGGCGCTTATGGTCGAGGGCTGCGTCATGATGCGCGCGTGCCAGAAGAACACCTGCCCGCAGGGCATCGCCACCCAGGATCCCGAGCTGCGCGCCCGGTTCAAGGGCAAGCCGGAAGCGGTCATCAACTTCTTCATGTACATCGCCGAGGAAGTGCGCGAACTGCTTGCCGAGCTCGGTTTCCGTACGCTGGAGGAGGCCGTCGGCCATGTCGAATGCCTGGACCAGAACGAGGCGATCAAGCGCTGGAAGTCCGACGGCATCGACCTGAGCAACGTGCTCATGCAGCCCGGCCCGGTTCCCGGAACGATTCTGCACCAGACCATCGAGCAGAACCACGAACTGGAGAAGGCGCTCGACAACAAGCTCATCGAGATGGCCGAACCCGCGCTGGAGCGCAAGGAGCCGGTACGCATCGAGATGCCGATCCGCAACGTCAACCGTACGCTCGGCACGATGGTCGGCTACGAGATCAC contains the following coding sequences:
- a CDS encoding elongation factor G, whose product is MKKHIVAGILAHVDAGKTTLSEALLYRSGQIRRLGRVDHGDAFLDTDAMERARGITIFAEPAIIRSGDLTITLIDTPGHVDFSAETERVLAVLDYAILVVSGADGIQGHTETLWRLLRRYNVPTFIFVNKMDAPGADRAALLAQLRDRFSDGCVDFENGAPTRSMEDIAMLDESAMNEFLDSGAVADKRLKAMISARSLFPVFFGSALAMEGIDGFLAGFERYTKEIEPGARFGARVYKVSHDEHGNRLTWLRVTGGEIKAKMVLDGDEKADQVRLYSGAKFTTVDALPAGSVCAVTGLTHSRPGQGLGDQCDADAPVLQPVLTYTLLPQGEDPHRCLTALRELDDEDPLLHVVWQERLQEIHVQLMGAVQLEIIQQIMRDRFNLNVGFGPGSILYKETIAHAVEGIGHFEPLRHYAEAHVLLEPGEPGSGLTFATSCSEDVLARNWQRLILTHFAEKEHLGVLIGVPITDMKLTLLTGRAHEKHTEGGDFRQATYRAIRQGLMTALVEGDFSRHDLFDEDAAEDVAEDAAVADAKTARTDESEPSDGSAFASAAARDPGWCRVLEPWYRFRLDIPQDMLGRAMSDIQRMSGTFDPPEMDGQFAVLAGVCPVSEMRDYAMDVNVYTHGTGHLGCVFDGYRPCHNAAEVIEQAGYDPGDDLENTPDSVFCAHGAGYTVKWYRVPDFMHLDRAYDAGQ
- the gltB gene encoding glutamate synthase large subunit, whose protein sequence is MTFHAPLDLSIHKSQGLYDPSSEHDACGVGMVTTLNKRPERKIIDDAIEVLVNLNHRGAVGAEENTGDGAGILMSMPDEFMRATTGVELPEAGHYAAGIAFLDRDIATSGQQEQAIASIVREEGLEVLAWRVVPTNPDGLGLQALASMPSFKTLVIADAEGKLAGIELDRRTFRIRKRVEHEVGIYFASLSARTITYKGMLTTMQLTPFFPDLSDSRMKAKIAIVHSRFSTNTFPSWPLAQPFRLLAHNGEINTIQGNRNWLSAREGRLSSELLGEFEPLLPITTPGYSDSGTFDECLELLHLAGRSLPHAISMMLPPAWENNDQLDPDVRAFYEYNNTLIEPWDGPADIIFTDGTQVGALLDRNGFRPGRWQLTDDGYLVLASEAGVLPEIDDKHIVSKGRLEPGKMFLVDTDEGRIIPDEEIKRNLASQHPYRKWVEGNSVEMSDLPHREHVSHSGQSVQRRQRAFGYTEEDLKMLLTPMANTGKEPLGSMGNDNPLPVLSKRSRMLFDYFHQKFAQVTNPPLDWEREEIVTSLESAIGPEPNLLEDSELHAKKILIPLPVINSDEMAQLKRLDKAKVLGGYYRPFVVKGLYQVAGGGKALGERLEEIFAEVDEAIAGGSNFIVLSDRDSNHTWGPIPSLLLTSAVQHHLLRKHNRTQISMAVEAGDVREIHHVALLIAYGAACVNPYLAFESVEDLARTGYLKVDEHTAVKNLTKALSIGVLKIMSKMGVSTIMSYRGAQLFEAVGLSKDIVDKYFTGTVSQVGGIGLDELAEEVAIRHRVAYPNQWTATPHMNLETGGEYKWRRTGEDHLNDPEAIFLLQQSTARGDYQMFKKYSHHINDTSNRIMTLRGLMKFKHDRKPIDISEVESASEIVKRFSTGAMSYGSISQEAHETLAIAMNTIDARSNSGEGGESDDRIEDPLRYSRIKQIASARFGVTSDYLVHATDLQIKLAQGAKPGEGGHLPGAKVPPWIAKVRHATPGVELISPPPHHDIYSIEDLKQLINDAKMANPKARIHVKLVSEFGVGTIAAGVAKCHADVVLISGYDGGTGAAPLNAIRHAGTPWEIGLSETQQTLILNGLRSRIVVQCDGELKTGRDVVIAALLGAEEFGFATTALMVEGCVMMRACQKNTCPQGIATQDPELRARFKGKPEAVINFFMYIAEEVRELLAELGFRTLEEAVGHVECLDQNEAIKRWKSDGIDLSNVLMQPGPVPGTILHQTIEQNHELEKALDNKLIEMAEPALERKEPVRIEMPIRNVNRTLGTMVGYEITRRYGAEGLPDDTIDMTFHGAGGQSIGAFIPRGETIRVYGEVNDYAGKGLSGGRLIVRPEDGVTFDPHENVIAGNVTGFGATSGELFVAGRAGERFGVRNSGATFVVEGVGDHGCEYMTGGTVVVLGSMGRNFGAGFSGGNVYVLDLDMNQVNPTAAKDGSLLFLPLDDEAQALVHDLVKRHAEETGSAFAAGLLKDWKHTVARFTHVVPEHYLAMTAAMAKAEEDNIDFNTPGAWEQVYEQVMEGAH